From a region of the Poecile atricapillus isolate bPoeAtr1 chromosome 4, bPoeAtr1.hap1, whole genome shotgun sequence genome:
- the TEC gene encoding tyrosine-protein kinase Tec, protein MNMTTILQEILIKRSQQKKRTSPLNYKERLFVLTKSMLTYYEGRAEKKYRKGSVDVSRIKCVEVVKSDGIIPCQNKYPFQVVYDANTLYIFAPSPQSRDQWVRNLKEEIKNNSNIMVKYHPKFWTEGIYQCCRQTEKLAPGCEKYSLFENNVMRLSSSMPEKSARRPPPPVPPVEENGNEEEEIVVAMYDFEPTEHHDLRLEKGEEYTVIEKNDIHWWKARDKYGKQGYIPSNYVIGKKSNNLDQYEWYSRNLNRSKAEQLLRNEDKEGGFVVRDSSQPGLYTVSLYTKFGGEGSSGIRHYHIKETVTSPKQYYLAEKHLFNSIPEIIEYHSHNAAGLVTRLRYPVTPKKTTAPTTAGFSYEKWEINPSELTFMRELGSGLFGVVRLGKWRAQYKVAIKAIREGAMYEEDFIEEAKVMMKLTHPKLVQLYGVCTQQRPIYIVTEFMEHGCLLNYLRQKRGVLSKDTLLTMCQDVCEGMEYLERNSFIHRDLAARNCLVSDSGVVKVSDFGMTRYVLDDQYTSSSGAKFPVKWCPPEVFNYSRFSSKSDVWSFGVLMWEVYTEGKMPFEKSSNYEVVTMVSQGHRLYRPKLACKQMYEMMMMCWQEKPEERPTFEELLHAIIDIAESEDAF, encoded by the exons aaaaagtacagaaaaggaTCTGTGGATGTTTCAAGGATTAAATGTGTAGAAGTTGTAAAAAGTGATGGTATTATTCCATGTCAGAATAAATATCCTTTTCAG GTTGTATATGATGCTAATACGCTTTATATTTTTGCACCAAGTCCACAAAGCCGGGATCAGTGGGTGAGGAACCTGAAAGAAG aaataaaaaataacagcaataTAATGGTAAAATATCATCCTAAATTCTGGACAGAGGGAATTTATCAATGctgcagacagacagaaaaattaGCACCTGGCTGTGAAAAATATAGTCTTTTTGAAAACA ATGTAATGAGATTGTCTTCTTCGATGCCAGAAAAAAGTGCG CGAAGGCCTCCACCACCTGTTCCTCCAGTTgaagaaaatgggaatgaaGAGGAGGAGATAGTGGTAGCAATGTATGACTTTGAACCTACAGAACACCATGATTTAAGATTAGAGAAAGGTGAAGAATATACAGTGATTGAGAAGAACGACATTCATTGGTGGAAGGCGAGAGACAAATATGG AAAACAAGGATACATTCCAAGCAACTATGTAATAGGAAAGAAGTCCAACAACCTTGATCAATATGA GTGGTACAGCCGAAACCTGAACAGAAGcaaggcagagcagctcctcagaAACGAG GATAAAGAAGGTGGTTTTGTGGTGAGAGACTCCAGTCAGCCTGGGCTGTATACTGTTTCTCTTTATACAAAATTTGGAGG GGAAGGTTCATCAGGAATAAGACACTACCATATAAAAGAAACAGTGACGTCACCAAAACAGTACTACCTCGCAGAAAAACATCTCTTTAACTCCATTCCAGAAATAATTGAATATCACAGCCATAATGCAGCAG GTCTCGTTACCAGGCTGCGTTACCCAGTGACCCCAAAGAAGACGACAGCACCAACAACAGCAGGATTCAGCTATG aGAAATGGGAAATCAATCCCTCAGAACTGACATTcatgagggagctggggagtgGTCTGTTTGGCGTGGTGCGCCTTGGGAAGTGGAGGGCGCAGTACAAAGTGGCCATCAAGGCAATTCGGGAAGGAGCCATGTATGAAGAGGACTTCATTGAAGAAGCTAAAGTAATGAT GAAGCTAACACATCCTAAACTAGTTCAGCTGTATGGTGTGTGCACACAACAGAGGCCCATTTACATCGTGACAGAGTTCATGGAGCACGGCTGCCTTCTCAATTACCTGAGACAAAAACGGGGAGTTTTGAGTAAAGACACTCTGCTTACTATGTGCCAAGATGTATGTGAGGGAATGGAGTACCTGGAGAGAAACAGCTTTATCCACAGAGACCTG GCTGCCAGGAACTGCTTGGTGAGCGACTCAGGAGTGGTCAAAGTTTCGGATTTTGGAATGACAAG gtATGTCCTTGATGACCAATACACAAGTTCTTCAGGGGCTAAGTTTCCTGTGAAATGGTGCCCCCCAGAAGTCTTTAATTACAGCCGATTCAGCAGCAAGTCAGACGTCTGGTCGTTCG gtgtTTTAATGTGGGAAGTatatacagaaggaaaaatgccCTTTGAAAAAAGCTCCAACTATGAAGTGGTAACAATGGTTAGCCAAGGACATCGCTTGTATCGGCCCAAACTGGCCTGTAAGCAGATGTATGAAATGATGATGATGTGCTGGCAGGAG aaaccAGAGGAACGCCCAACTTTTGAAGAGTTGCTTCATGCAATCATTGACATTGCAGAGAGTGAAGATGCTTTTTGA